TAACGAGATTTCAAAAATTCTCGGAAAGATTTCACACCAGCTTGCAATCATAACACAACCGTTTTTAAGCACGGGTGTTTTTGAGAAGCTTGAAATCATAAGTTTATCTTCAAGCAAAATTCTTGTAATCATAAATATTACTTCAGGATTTGTAAAGACTGTGATAATGGAAATGGATTTGGAGATTTCTAAAAGCAAACTTGATAAGCTGACAATATTTTTAAATGAAAGATTGCAAGGGTTAACTCTTCAAGAAATAAGAGATACATTTGATATACGGGTGAGTGATTATAAGAATCATGAACCGGAATTAATCCAGCTTTTCATAAATTCTGCTGACAAGCTTTACAGCGATGAAATGAATATTAACAAGATTCATATCGGAGGCACAGGTGAGATTATCATGCAGCCGGAATTTGATGACCCGAAGAGTTTCAAGAACATCATCGATATCACTGAAGATAAAAATTTGGTTGTGCATATTTTGCAGAATACAAAAATTCAGTCGAATGGAATTTCAATAGGGATTGGTGAAGAAAACATCGATGAAAAGCTGAAGGATTACAGTATATTGTGTTCGACATACAATATCGGCGACACTAAAGGAAATATTGGAATTATAGGTCCAAAACGCATAAATTATGCGAAAATGGTATCGTTATTAAATTATACATCGAAATTAATAAGCGAATTATAAGGAGAATTAAAAGATGAGCAAAAAAAATAAAAACGAACACGAAGAAGTAGTAGATACAGGGAGAGAGATAAATGAAGAAATCGAATCTCCTGAACAAATTGAAGATGAAGCAAAAGCAGAACATCTTGATGAACTTTCGACATTTAAGCTTGAAGTCGAAAAATTAAAAGATGCTCTTGCGCGTAAAGCAGCAGAGTTTGAGAATTTTAAAAGACGCCGTTCAGAGGAAATGACTGATTTTTATAAGTATGCATCAGAAGGAGTTATCAAAAAAATCATTCCTATTTATGATGATATATCAAGATCGGTTGACTCAATTAACAAAGGCGAAACAAAAGATTTTGAAACATTGAAAAAAGGCGTTGAGCTGATTTATGATAAATTCAAAAAAGCTCTCGAAGAAGAGGGGGTAACTGAAATTAATTCACTCGGCAAAGAATTTGATGTTGATGTGAATGAAGCGTTGCTTCAAGTTCCGAAAAACGATGTTCCTCCGAATACCGTTGTTGAAATTATTGAGAAAGGTTATAAGTTAAAAGATAAAGTTATTAAACACGAGAAAGTTCTCGTATCAAAGCAGGATTAGTATTAAATGGCAAAAAGAGATTATTACGAAATATTAGAAGTTTCAAAGAGCGCTTCAGTCGAAGAAATAAAGACGGCTTACAGAAAAAAAGCAATGATGTATCATCCCGATAGAAATCCGGGAAATGCGGAAGCGGAAGAAATGTTTAAAGAATGTGCAGAAGCTTATGAAGTTTTATCAGATGATAATAAACGCAGAAGATATGACCAGTTCGGGCATCAGGGAGTAAGCGGACCGGGTGGCGGCGCAGGATTTCAGGATATCAACGACATATTCTCGCATTTTGGTGATATATTTGGAGGTTTTGCAGGAGGCAGAGGCGGCGGCGGAAGCATATTCGATGAATTTTTCGGAGGCGGTTCTTCATCAGGCAGAAGACGTGCATCGCGCGGTATTGATGGAGCGGATTTAAAAGTTGATTTAACTTTATCACTCGAAGAAGTTGCTGAAGGAGTTACAAAAACCCTTAAAGTTAAAAAATATAAAGAGTGTAAAGTTTGTAATGGCAGCGGTGCAAAATCAAGTTCAGGATTTGATAAATGTCCCGACTGCAAAGGAGCGGGCGAAGTAAGGCATGTTACCAAATCCGTATTCGGACAATTCATAAATGTTTCTGTTTGCCACAGATGTAATGGGGAAGGCAGAATAATAAAAGATAAATGTTCTTCATGCAGAGGTGAAGGCAGAACGATGGATGAATCTACGATTAAAGTGAACATTCCTGCGGGTGTATCGGAAGGAAATTATATTCCTCTCAGAGGGCAGGGACATTCAGGTGTTCGAGGCGGTGCGACGGGTGATTTATATGTTTATATTCTGGAAGCAAAGCATAAACATTTCGTTAGAAACGGTGATGACGTTATATTTAATTTGAAGCTCAGCATAGTTGATTTAATAATGGGGACGGAAGTTATTGTTCCGACTCTTGACGGTAAAGCAAAAGTAAAAATTGAAGGCGGAACGCAAATCGGTGATATGCTTAAGCTCAGGGATAAAGGCATAAAACGTTTAAACAACTACGGCAGGGGCGACCAGCTAATAAAAATTCATGTTAACATTCCCAAAAAGTTAACAGCAAAAGAAAAACAGCTCCTTAAAGAGCTTGCAAAAACCGATAATTTTCAATCAAAAACGGATTTTACTGCAACAGCACATGAAGCAAAAAAGGAAAAAAGCTACTTCAAATCGATGTTTGAGTAAGTTAGTAATAATTTTTTAATTTTAGTTACTCTTCCGTTACATCCGTAAACTCTTCTTAACAATTCCTTAACATTCCTTACATTAACGTTACATTGGGTTAATACTGTCTTAACCCTTTTTCGTTAACTTTACATATCAAATCTTTTAATAAATCACATATTAAACAAATTTTTATCAAAAAATTTACTATGAAAAACTATATCCTGTTGGCAGGCTGTATTATTTTATTTTTGTCTTCGTTCAGCACTGCTTATTCTCAATCAGTTTCGGGAAAAATAACCGATGCACAAACTTCAGAACCGCTTATTGACGCAATTGTAAAAATTAAAAGTATTAATGCCGGTACGTCAACCGATCTTGACGGAAATTATATTATGGAAGGAGTTCCTCCCGGAACGTATGACCTTGAGTTTTCATATATCGGATATAATACAAAAACCATAACAGGAGTAATAGTTCAGGCAGGACAAAATATAAAAGTTGATGTCTCACTTCAGATGGAAGGGGTAACAACCGAAGAAATAGTTGTCGAAGCAACTACTTCAATGGCAAACGAACAGGCATTGCTTGTAGAGCAAAAAAATTCAAACAAAATTCAGGATGGAATCAGTGAACAGCAAATTAAACGCGCCCCCGATGCAGCAGCTTCCGAAGTTTTAAAACGTGTAACAGGCGTGAGCATTGTTAATGATAAATTTGTTTTTATAAGGGGAACTACCGATAGATACAGCTTAACAACACTTAACGGAGTTCAGTTGCCAAGCTCAGAACCTGATAAGAAAGCATTTTCATTTGACTTATTTCCATCAAATCTACTTGAAAATATAATCATAGCAAAATCATTCACACCTGACTTGCCGGGAAGTTTTTCCGGGGGATTAGTTCAGGTTATGACAAAAGAATTTCCTGAAGCATTATCATATGGATTTAACATAACGGGTTCATATTTATCGGGTTCTACCGGAAAATCTTTCAGGTCTTACGATGCAGGTGAAACAAAATGGTTGTTTTTAAATTCCGGTCTTGATAACGGAGGAAGGCAGCTTCCTTCAAATTTTCCCGGCACACAGATTACAAATGTTAATTTTACTCCCGAACAGTTAAAAGAATTCGGACGAGAATTTAAAAACAACTGGGCACAGACAACAAATAATGCTCCCATGAATACGTCGTTTCAACTTTCATTCGGAAATAAATGGAGTTTAGCTAAAAATCCTTTGGGAGTTTTTGCAGCATATTCATACCGAAACAGTTTTATAAATTCCGATATTGAAAGAATAACCTATAATACAGATTTTACTATTCTCGACAGCCTGAAAGGTCCAAGCTCAAGCTACAGTGTTTTGCAAGGAGGGTTGCTGAATTTAAATTATAAAATAGGTGACAATAACAAAATTGCTTCAAAAAGCACATTCTCAATATCTTCGGATGATGATACATATAATCTTGACGGACTTATCAGAAGAGTATCGGAAGATGCATTTGAATCTGATTTGTATTATTACAGATTCAGTGAAAGAACATTATACTCTACAACATTAAGCGGAGAACATTATTTTCCGGCATTGGGAAAAGTTAATTTGTCATGGGTCGGCTCATATTCGGAATCAATGAGAAATGAACCCGATACAAAATCAATGACATACCAGCGTCTTGAAGGTTCAACCGATCCGTTTTATGCAAGAGTAGGAAGCGTAGCTGCGCTTGACGGTGGCGGAAGATTTTTTGCAAAGCTTAAAGATTTTAACAGAAATCTGGCATTAAATTTTGATGTGCCTTTCATAAAAATAGGAGAAAACTCTAAATCCAAAATAAAGACCGGCTTAAATGCAAATACAACTTCGAGAAGCTATAGCGGAAGATTTTTTGTACCTACTATACAGGGTAACTTTTTCTTATTGTATTACGGATTAGATTCAATATTCAAACCGGAGCATATCGACATAAATAAATTCCAGTATTCTGAAATTACAAAAGAAGAGGATAGTTACGGTGCATCTGAAG
The DNA window shown above is from Ignavibacteria bacterium and carries:
- the hrcA gene encoding heat-inducible transcriptional repressor HrcA, which produces MSIELTNLSPREQKVLKYIVFNFIKNASPVGSRLVSKQMEPGLSSATIRNVMSDLEEMELIKTPYSSSGRIPTDKGYRFYVDMLMNSEDLTEDEKSFLRSKIEEKKSSLINSEEVYNEISKILGKISHQLAIITQPFLSTGVFEKLEIISLSSSKILVIINITSGFVKTVIMEMDLEISKSKLDKLTIFLNERLQGLTLQEIRDTFDIRVSDYKNHEPELIQLFINSADKLYSDEMNINKIHIGGTGEIIMQPEFDDPKSFKNIIDITEDKNLVVHILQNTKIQSNGISIGIGEENIDEKLKDYSILCSTYNIGDTKGNIGIIGPKRINYAKMVSLLNYTSKLISEL
- a CDS encoding nucleotide exchange factor GrpE yields the protein MSKKNKNEHEEVVDTGREINEEIESPEQIEDEAKAEHLDELSTFKLEVEKLKDALARKAAEFENFKRRRSEEMTDFYKYASEGVIKKIIPIYDDISRSVDSINKGETKDFETLKKGVELIYDKFKKALEEEGVTEINSLGKEFDVDVNEALLQVPKNDVPPNTVVEIIEKGYKLKDKVIKHEKVLVSKQD
- the dnaJ gene encoding molecular chaperone DnaJ gives rise to the protein MAKRDYYEILEVSKSASVEEIKTAYRKKAMMYHPDRNPGNAEAEEMFKECAEAYEVLSDDNKRRRYDQFGHQGVSGPGGGAGFQDINDIFSHFGDIFGGFAGGRGGGGSIFDEFFGGGSSSGRRRASRGIDGADLKVDLTLSLEEVAEGVTKTLKVKKYKECKVCNGSGAKSSSGFDKCPDCKGAGEVRHVTKSVFGQFINVSVCHRCNGEGRIIKDKCSSCRGEGRTMDESTIKVNIPAGVSEGNYIPLRGQGHSGVRGGATGDLYVYILEAKHKHFVRNGDDVIFNLKLSIVDLIMGTEVIVPTLDGKAKVKIEGGTQIGDMLKLRDKGIKRLNNYGRGDQLIKIHVNIPKKLTAKEKQLLKELAKTDNFQSKTDFTATAHEAKKEKSYFKSMFE
- a CDS encoding TonB-dependent receptor, with the protein product MKNYILLAGCIILFLSSFSTAYSQSVSGKITDAQTSEPLIDAIVKIKSINAGTSTDLDGNYIMEGVPPGTYDLEFSYIGYNTKTITGVIVQAGQNIKVDVSLQMEGVTTEEIVVEATTSMANEQALLVEQKNSNKIQDGISEQQIKRAPDAAASEVLKRVTGVSIVNDKFVFIRGTTDRYSLTTLNGVQLPSSEPDKKAFSFDLFPSNLLENIIIAKSFTPDLPGSFSGGLVQVMTKEFPEALSYGFNITGSYLSGSTGKSFRSYDAGETKWLFLNSGLDNGGRQLPSNFPGTQITNVNFTPEQLKEFGREFKNNWAQTTNNAPMNTSFQLSFGNKWSLAKNPLGVFAAYSYRNSFINSDIERITYNTDFTILDSLKGPSSSYSVLQGGLLNLNYKIGDNNKIASKSTFSISSDDDTYNLDGLIRRVSEDAFESDLYYYRFSERTLYSTTLSGEHYFPALGKVNLSWVGSYSESMRNEPDTKSMTYQRLEGSTDPFYARVGSVAALDGGGRFFAKLKDFNRNLALNFDVPFIKIGENSKSKIKTGLNANTTSRSYSGRFFVPTIQGNFFLLYYGLDSIFKPEHIDINKFQYSEITKEEDSYGASEENYAGYVMFDVPYERFRFVGGARYEYNRQRVNTYGRLNQPVNADLKNIDILPSLNVTYAINEMSNMRATVSQTISRPELREISPAPFYDFFQGLNTVGNPDLERTLIQNYDLRYEIYPAAGEIFSVSLFYKHFDQPIEEVFAPGTNNPEKTFENFKGGADNYGVEFEARKNLGFLSKILKNLSLNTNITLVNSKVNHEGVQSGATVNERRMQGQAPYTINLGLFYDDYESGMSANILFNKFGRRVSEVGRNGYNDIEEDGQNLIDLSVSQKFLKMFEAKVTVKNLLGEEKRFYQDVSGVEKLVRKYTTGTGYSLTLSYKF